One window of the Rhipicephalus sanguineus isolate Rsan-2018 chromosome 4, BIME_Rsan_1.4, whole genome shotgun sequence genome contains the following:
- the LOC119388867 gene encoding E3 ubiquitin-protein ligase MARCHF2, protein MENDGSHGVCLRNCDWSPVGFIPPRAPGFFSNVEEYSGGAVFHAVGATRAPFVAAPAAAVVLPIDDLIEVESVVQEDFGPKSGLQDDDEILRDESRSSSALGQSPTSVDSISLSSDGVPACRICFFGGGKEPLLEPCNCRGTIGFVHRECLELWIQRTADVQCQICHFQYTVRKQAKPAWCLLSDAKARCPVLGYLALGILFVVSIAFIFSLAWLYVLRLPDRIGENMAAMVVVLLSVQHFLWLYFPFASFVYSIRAFKEWRRRSATLKLVHSAGEKRKKLWPHFRLWRTCKGSQEPEMSRGSV, encoded by the exons ATGGAGAACGACGGCTCCCATGGCGTGTGTCTCAGGAACTGCGACTGGAGTCCAGTTGGGTTCATACCGCCTCGAGCCCCAGGTTTCTTCTCGAACGTCGAGGAATATTCTGGCGGCGCCGTCTTCCATGCGGTCGGAGCCACACGGGCGCCTTTCGTGGCCGCTCCTGCTGCAGCTGTGGTGCTTCCGATTGACGACCTCATCGAAGTCGAGTCGGTCGTGCAGGAGGACTTCGGGCCGAAGTCGGGCCTCCAAGATGACGACGAGATCCTCCGCGATGAATCCCGATCGTCGTCCGCACTCGGGCAGAGTCCCACGTCGGTCGACTCGATAAGCCTGAGCAGCGACGGGGTGCCGGCGTGCCGCATCTGCTTCTTCGGAGGCGGCAAGGAGCCGCTGCTCGAGCCCTGCAATTGCCGTG GCACAATCGGATTCGTGCACAGGGAATGCTTGGAGCTGTGGATTCAGCGCACGGCGGACGTTCAGTGCCAGATCTGCCATTTTCAGTACACCGTCAGAAAGCAAGCAAAG CCGGCATGGTGCTTGCTGTCCGACGCGAAGGCCCGCTGCCCAGTGCTCGGCTACCTGGCGCTGGGCATCCTCTTCGTGGTCAGCATCGCCTTCATTTTCTCGCTGGCCTGGCTGTACGTGCTGCGTCTGCCTGACCGCATTGGAGAGAACATGGCCGCCATGGTGGTCGTGCTGCTCTCGGTGCAACACTTCCTCTGGCTCTACTTTCCTTTCGCCAGCTTCGT ATACTCCATCAGGGCGTTCAAGGAGTGGCGCCGAAGGAGCGCCACATTGAAGCTCGTGCACAGTGCGGGAGAGAAGAGGAAGAAACTATGGCCGCATTTCCGCCTGTGGCGCACCTGCAAGGGAAGCCAAGAGCCCGAGATGTCTCGTGGTAGCGTTTAA